The following are from one region of the Nicotiana tabacum cultivar K326 chromosome 3, ASM71507v2, whole genome shotgun sequence genome:
- the LOC107798299 gene encoding AAA-ATPase At5g17760 yields MVNYSGLPSPLSIFSAYASMSASIMLFQTMVNQVFPHQVQDYIFSRIRHYFKPLSSTTTLVIEERDGMSSNEIYEAAEIYLYDKISPEIDVFKLSKQSKEKKLRVNFAKSWKTTDIFEGVEVIWRFVSEECKKTLTFPGHGNFDNDIFVSEKRHFELSFDKKYKDKVLNCYMPFVLKEANVIKAEKKVVKLHTLGCSSSYSSAQFWDSINFEHPSTFDTLAMDAGLKKAIIEDLDRFLRRKEFYKKVGKVWKRGYLLYGPPGTGKSSLIAAMANYLKFDIFDLELANVKRDSDLKKLLLRTTNKSILVIEDIDCSMELPDRRNTASLPIHADARRPRDQQFTLAGLLNFIDGLWSSCGDERVIIFTTNNKDKIDPALLRPGRMDMHIHMSYLTIEGFTVLAKNYLKVHDHQNWQFKEIQELIESVQVTPAEVAEELIKSDNAKICLERLVKFLKRKRMKNEETEEDGSHVLELFTTKRIKSFDNKMNSVEVI; encoded by the exons ATGGTGAACTACTCAGGATTGCCTTCACCTTTGTCAATATTCTCAGCCTACGCTTCAATGTCTGCTtcaattatgctatttcaaacaatggTAAATCAAGTGTTTCCCCATCAAGTTCAAGACTACATTTTCTCAAGAATTCGTCATTATTTTAAGCCTCTTTCATCCACTACTACTCTAGTAATTGAAGAAAGGGATGGTATGTCTAGCAATGAAATCTATGAAGCTGCAGAAATTTATTTGTACGACAAGATTAGCCCTGAAATTGACGTTTTCAAACTTAGCAAACAGTCCAAAGAGAAGAAATTACGTGTTAACTTTGCTAAGAGTTGGAAAACTACTGATATTTTTGAAGGAGTAGAGGTTATTTGGAGGTTTGTTTCGGAAGAGTGCAAAAAGACGCTAACATTTCCAGGCCATGGAAATTTTGACAATGATATTTTTGTGTCTGAAAAACGACATTTTGAGCTCTCTTTTGACAAGAAATACAAGGACAAAGTGTTGAATTGTTACATGCCATTTGTACTGAAAGAAGCCAATGTCATTAAAGCTGAGAAGAAAGTTGTCAAGTTACATACTTTAGgttgttcttcttcttattcATCAGCACAATTTTGGGATTCCATCAACTTTGAACACCCTTCCACCTTCGATACTCTCGCGATGGATGCAG GGCTGAAGAAGGCTATAATTGAGGATCTTGACAGGTTTTTAAGAAGAAAAGAATTCTACAAGAAAGTAGGAAAAGTTTGGAAAAGAGGGTACTTATTGTATGGACCTCCAGGAACAGGAAAATCAAGTTTGATTGCAGCAATGGCTAATTATTTAAAGTTTGATATTTTTGATTTAGAGTTGGCCAATGTAAAGAGAGACTCAGATTTGAAAAAACTGTTGTTGAGGACCACAAATAAATCCATACTTGTCATTGAAGATATTGATTGCAGCATGGAGTTGCCAGACAGAAGAAACACTGCAAGTTTACCAATTCATGCTGATGCCCGTCGACCTCGTGATCAACAG TTTACACTTGCTGGGCTACTGAACTTCATAGATGGCCTATGGTCAAGCTGTGGAGATGAGAGAGTTATCATATTTACCACTAACAACAAAGACAAGATTGATCCAGCTCTGTTAAGACCGGGGCGTATGGACATGCACATCCACATGTCTTATTTAACTATTGAAGGATTTACGGTCTTGGCAAAAAATTATCTGAAAGTGCATGATCATCAAAATTGGCAATTTAAAGAAATACAAGAGTTGATTGAGAGTGTACAAGTCACCCCTGCAGAAGTTGCTGAGGAACTTATAAAGAGTGACAATGCTAAAATTTGTTTAGAAAGACTAGTCAAATTTCTCAAACGCAAGAGGATGAAGAATGAAGAAACTGAAGAAGATGGAAGTCATGTGTTGGAACTCTTTACAACAAAACGGATTAAAAGTTTTGACAATAAGATGAATTCAGTGGAAGTGATATAG